The following are encoded in a window of Novosphingobium sp. ZN18A2 genomic DNA:
- a CDS encoding NAD(P)-dependent oxidoreductase, translating to MQAAKPSSRYVLTGPSGWIGRSMLDVLSRRLGESPGDQVVAFGSSARSVSLRDGRTIRVRALNSIGPADVEGAHLVHLAYLTKEKAGQRGERYFTDTNLSIDDAVLGAMEKARPASVFVSSSGGAAIAASGKDPNAYGIAKLRQEARFLEAAERLQVPTMVGRIYNLAGPNINKIESYAISNFIDQALRGQRIRIEATVPVFRSFLHVLDLCELVLAAAEMRRGCANTIDFCGARVVEMADLAESVADAVGGDIAIDRDTIDFTRPSVYLGNFVQTRLLAMELGVALAPLERQVRDSIEWLVDSKATGVVGRSK from the coding sequence ATGCAGGCTGCAAAACCTTCTTCCCGCTATGTTCTGACCGGACCTTCGGGCTGGATCGGACGAAGCATGCTGGACGTGCTTTCGCGGCGGCTGGGCGAGTCGCCCGGCGATCAGGTTGTGGCCTTCGGTTCGAGCGCGCGATCCGTTTCCCTGCGCGATGGCCGCACAATAAGGGTGCGTGCGCTGAACAGTATCGGCCCGGCGGATGTGGAAGGCGCACATCTTGTCCACCTTGCATACCTGACAAAGGAAAAGGCGGGGCAGCGCGGCGAGCGATATTTCACGGACACCAATCTCTCGATCGATGATGCCGTGCTGGGCGCCATGGAAAAGGCAAGGCCGGCCAGCGTGTTCGTGTCCTCTTCCGGCGGTGCAGCGATTGCGGCATCTGGAAAGGATCCGAACGCATACGGCATCGCCAAGCTGCGCCAGGAAGCCCGCTTTCTCGAAGCGGCGGAGCGGCTGCAAGTACCGACCATGGTGGGCCGGATCTACAACCTAGCCGGGCCCAACATCAACAAGATCGAAAGCTACGCGATCTCGAACTTCATCGACCAGGCGCTTCGCGGGCAGCGTATCCGGATCGAAGCGACAGTTCCCGTCTTCCGGTCATTCCTGCATGTGCTGGATTTGTGTGAACTGGTTCTGGCGGCTGCCGAAATGCGTCGTGGCTGCGCCAATACGATTGACTTTTGCGGGGCCCGCGTTGTGGAGATGGCGGATCTTGCCGAAAGCGTGGCGGACGCTGTCGGTGGGGATATCGCCATCGACCGTGATACAATCGATTTCACGCGTCCCAGCGTCTATCTTGGCAATTTCGTCCAAACCCGGCTTCTGGCCATGGAACTGGGGGTTGCGCTCGCGCCGCTGGAACGGCAGGTCCGGGATAGTATTGAATGGCTTGTGGATTCAAAGGCGACCGGTGTGGTCGGACGTTCGAAGTAG
- a CDS encoding N-acetylneuraminate synthase family protein — MPNDIFQDLFVLELANNHWGKLDRGLKIIDDFARVVAAEGVKASIKLQFRDVDNFIHADYRDAEDIRYIKKTLATQMPWDSLRQLVQAVRNHGMLTMVTPFDEVSVDKCVEFGVDILKIASSDIRDKTLLRKIASAGKPVIASSGGADEHHIDELVEYFTSRDVPFALNHCVSLYPSKDSDLELNQIDYLQARYPGVVVGLSTHECRDWHDSILIAYAKGARTFERHIDIDHEGVPVSAYCTKPEQAEVWFRAFNKAKEMCGGSGAQRREVPAGEREYLDALVRGVYAKRALPAGHKLTEEDVYFTVPLLKGQISTREFEGGEVLKAPVQADGAVQLGAIDAHYVNNPELLRLVPDRGMEGRQGVRKVAVNE, encoded by the coding sequence GTGCCGAATGATATCTTTCAGGACTTGTTCGTCCTTGAACTGGCGAACAATCATTGGGGAAAACTCGATCGTGGATTGAAGATCATCGACGATTTTGCACGGGTCGTCGCGGCGGAAGGCGTGAAGGCTTCGATCAAGCTCCAATTTCGCGATGTCGATAACTTCATCCATGCCGATTATCGCGATGCGGAGGATATCCGATACATCAAGAAGACCCTGGCTACCCAGATGCCATGGGACAGCCTGCGTCAGCTGGTGCAGGCCGTGCGCAATCACGGGATGTTGACCATGGTCACGCCGTTCGACGAGGTTTCCGTCGATAAGTGCGTGGAATTCGGTGTCGATATCCTGAAGATCGCCAGCTCTGACATCCGCGACAAGACCCTGCTGCGCAAGATCGCCTCGGCAGGCAAGCCGGTCATTGCGTCTTCGGGCGGTGCAGACGAGCACCATATCGATGAACTGGTGGAATATTTTACGTCGCGCGACGTGCCGTTCGCGCTAAATCATTGTGTCTCGCTCTACCCGTCGAAAGACAGCGATCTGGAATTGAACCAGATAGATTACCTTCAGGCGCGCTATCCGGGCGTGGTTGTCGGGCTTTCGACCCACGAATGCCGCGACTGGCACGATTCAATCCTGATCGCCTATGCAAAGGGCGCGCGGACGTTCGAACGCCATATCGATATCGATCACGAAGGAGTGCCGGTTAGCGCCTATTGCACGAAGCCGGAGCAGGCTGAGGTTTGGTTCCGCGCTTTCAATAAGGCCAAGGAAATGTGCGGCGGCAGCGGCGCGCAACGGCGCGAGGTTCCGGCTGGCGAGCGCGAATATCTCGATGCTCTGGTTCGTGGCGTCTATGCTAAACGCGCCCTACCCGCCGGCCACAAGCTGACCGAAGAAGATGTCTACTTCACGGTGCCCCTGCTCAAGGGCCAGATATCGACCCGCGAATTCGAGGGTGGGGAAGTGCTGAAGGCGCCGGTACAAGCCGATGGCGCGGTGCAGCTTGGCGCGATTGATGCGCATTACGTCAACAATCCAGAACTGCTGCGCCTTGTGCCTGATCGCGGCATGGAAGGCCGCCAGGGCGTGCGCAAGGTGGCGGTAAACGAATAA